One Bdellovibrionota bacterium DNA window includes the following coding sequences:
- the rsmI gene encoding 16S rRNA (cytidine(1402)-2'-O)-methyltransferase — protein sequence MNKDQNSSLNPGTLYIVALPIGNPNDISEHAKTVLRLADYIAAEDTRTFKELSSELGLTTQNVIAYHEHNEKGSAPELIRFLEKGKTIAIVSDAGTPNISDPGFQILKLCFENNIPVVGIPGPSSLTYALSVCPIGGKSHYFGGFPSQNSTDRLKEFKEKSSVADRIVFFESPHRLIEHLKDASKIFTGNCLVLRELTKNYEEIIYKPISEMIEYFESKKPQGEFVVIYPGQEKALMSLEDLKDELTDLVRENLKPSDILKKVQDLTKLTRREVYDLITEIKHGLKKEN from the coding sequence ATGAACAAGGACCAGAATTCGTCTCTCAATCCCGGAACACTCTATATTGTTGCCCTTCCAATCGGAAATCCCAATGATATTAGTGAGCACGCCAAAACAGTCCTTAGGCTGGCTGATTATATCGCCGCAGAAGACACGCGTACCTTCAAAGAACTCTCAAGTGAATTGGGCCTTACAACTCAAAATGTAATTGCCTATCATGAACATAACGAGAAAGGCTCTGCTCCTGAGTTAATTCGTTTTTTAGAAAAAGGAAAAACCATCGCCATAGTTTCTGACGCAGGAACTCCAAATATTTCTGATCCAGGATTTCAAATTCTAAAACTCTGCTTTGAAAATAATATTCCTGTTGTTGGAATACCTGGACCATCAAGCCTAACCTATGCCTTAAGTGTTTGTCCGATTGGCGGAAAAAGCCATTACTTCGGAGGCTTTCCATCTCAAAATTCAACTGATCGCCTAAAAGAGTTTAAAGAAAAATCTTCGGTAGCAGATAGGATTGTATTTTTTGAGTCGCCTCACCGTTTAATTGAACATCTAAAGGATGCTTCTAAAATATTTACAGGAAACTGTCTGGTTTTAAGAGAATTAACAAAAAATTATGAAGAAATTATTTATAAACCCATATCCGAGATGATTGAATATTTTGAATCTAAAAAACCTCAAGGTGAATTTGTTGTGATTTATCCAGGCCAAGAAAAAGCACTGATGAGCCTAGAAGATCTAAAAGATGAATTGACCGATTTAGTGCGTGAAAATTTAAAACCTTCTGACATACTAAAGAAAGTGCAGGACCTTACAAAGCTTACAAGAAGAGAAGTTTATGATCTTATCACTGAGATTAAGCACGGTTTAAAAAAAGAAAACTAG
- a CDS encoding STAS domain-containing protein: MRAEITKNGEITIVSLEGQISFDTITPFRDHCMTKLKGAKVVFDLGQLNFVGSIGITSFFEIIKDVVEMKTLEPKFCNVKSEFHKLFTAWFSNNVEIYEQKEHAIYAFQNPSAAAVNQTNDAKTPIRVPQFKLIQEEWFDGRSTKDYSEDSED, from the coding sequence ATGAGAGCTGAAATTACTAAAAATGGCGAGATAACTATTGTTAGTCTGGAAGGTCAAATCAGCTTTGATACGATTACTCCGTTCCGAGACCATTGTATGACAAAATTAAAAGGAGCAAAAGTAGTTTTTGATCTTGGCCAGTTGAACTTTGTAGGATCCATCGGAATCACATCATTTTTTGAAATAATCAAAGACGTTGTTGAAATGAAAACGCTAGAGCCTAAGTTTTGTAATGTGAAGTCAGAGTTCCACAAGCTTTTCACGGCGTGGTTCTCTAACAACGTAGAAATTTACGAACAAAAAGAACACGCTATTTATGCCTTCCAAAATCCATCAGCAGCAGCTGTAAATCAAACAAATGATGCGAAAACACCAATTCGCGTTCCGCAATTCAAATTGATTCAAGAAGAGTGGTTCGATGGTAGATCTACAAAAGATTACAGCGAAGATTCGGAAGATTAA
- a CDS encoding vitamin K epoxide reductase family protein has protein sequence MKLKVSFILVLVSFLLHIYLMNTHYEFRYGFEGAKSLCSVSETLNCESVSISPYSYFAGLPLATWGMAFHIAFLFLFSLAVTSPGKQPSIFRFIKLFSLISLVASAVMGIIAFTMMSTYCIFCMTLYVLSILNFMVLARYKEVSFIPTKEDFKDLLKSGETGLVYVLVSIIAIPAVAFISHDMGSRGFKQKSSHMLVEVIGEWERAPEQKFGTPMLKEGSETPKFTIIEFADFECVHCKNASHNLHSFVNSRPDIQLQFFSFPLDSACNPALGSGGNGGKRCVLAKAVYCSEKQGKGWKAHGWIFDRFGTEQNSNFEKMSSDLSLDHSALSTCIQSDEATQFITAQAKMGQEAKVEGTPAVFVNGKKLSAGHVIAVLEELYTKLHK, from the coding sequence ATGAAATTAAAAGTCTCATTTATTCTAGTTTTAGTATCATTCTTGCTTCACATCTACCTCATGAATACACACTACGAATTTAGATATGGGTTTGAAGGAGCAAAGTCTCTGTGCTCGGTGAGCGAAACTCTGAATTGTGAATCCGTTTCAATAAGTCCTTACTCTTACTTTGCAGGGCTTCCTCTCGCAACTTGGGGAATGGCGTTTCATATAGCCTTCTTATTTTTGTTCTCTTTGGCTGTTACTTCCCCAGGCAAACAACCTTCAATCTTTCGATTCATAAAATTATTCTCTCTAATTTCGCTTGTTGCTTCTGCAGTGATGGGAATCATTGCTTTCACGATGATGAGCACTTACTGCATTTTCTGTATGACTCTCTATGTTTTGTCTATTTTAAACTTTATGGTGCTTGCTCGTTATAAAGAAGTTTCGTTTATCCCAACAAAAGAAGATTTTAAAGACCTCCTTAAGTCTGGAGAAACAGGGCTCGTTTATGTTCTTGTATCTATCATTGCCATTCCGGCAGTTGCTTTCATTAGTCATGACATGGGCTCAAGAGGATTTAAACAAAAAAGCTCCCACATGCTAGTTGAAGTGATTGGTGAATGGGAAAGAGCTCCTGAACAAAAATTTGGAACACCTATGCTCAAAGAAGGATCAGAAACTCCAAAATTCACAATTATTGAATTTGCCGACTTTGAATGCGTCCACTGTAAAAACGCTTCTCATAATCTTCACTCCTTTGTGAACTCAAGACCTGATATCCAACTTCAGTTTTTTAGTTTTCCTTTAGACAGTGCCTGCAACCCAGCACTAGGATCCGGAGGCAATGGTGGCAAGAGATGTGTTCTTGCCAAAGCAGTTTACTGCTCAGAGAAGCAAGGTAAAGGCTGGAAAGCCCACGGATGGATTTTTGATCGCTTTGGCACTGAGCAAAACTCAAATTTTGAAAAAATGTCTTCCGATTTAAGCTTAGATCATTCAGCTCTCAGTACTTGTATCCAGTCCGATGAAGCTACTCAGTTCATCACGGCCCAGGCTAAGATGGGACAAGAAGCAAAGGTGGAAGGAACTCCCGCAGTTTTTGTGAATGGCAAAAAGCTTTCAGCAGGACATGTTATTGCGGTTCTCGAAGAGCTTTACACCAAGCTTCACAAGTAA
- a CDS encoding GYF domain-containing protein yields the protein MHLVYIAETFLKLDNNKESVKTSKIAMKALFYDEQTKSWANPFEMDQRTKLDYLLNLNEFNERKWILLKKNTSQRDNQRENEKYEQKGPYSSREIFDMITQSAVRLRDPIWKEGMTKWESIKEVQTFRVLENLSTPHETDVADILSSVMMYDSEMRRVEEKNSSPLDSDEVFMILDDK from the coding sequence ATGCATCTAGTATATATAGCTGAAACATTTCTAAAGCTTGATAACAACAAAGAATCTGTCAAGACTTCCAAAATTGCTATGAAAGCTCTGTTTTATGATGAACAAACCAAATCCTGGGCTAATCCCTTTGAAATGGATCAACGAACAAAGTTGGATTATCTTTTGAACCTCAATGAATTTAACGAACGAAAGTGGATTTTGCTTAAAAAGAATACTTCACAGAGAGACAATCAGAGAGAAAATGAAAAGTACGAGCAAAAAGGGCCGTACTCCTCTCGTGAAATCTTTGATATGATCACACAATCGGCAGTTCGCCTCAGAGATCCAATCTGGAAAGAGGGCATGACCAAATGGGAATCGATCAAAGAGGTTCAAACCTTTAGAGTGTTAGAAAATCTATCAACTCCTCATGAAACGGACGTTGCTGATATTTTGAGTAGTGTGATGATGTATGATTCTGAGATGCGTCGAGTCGAAGAGAAAAACTCTAGTCCTCTTGATTCTGACGAAGTATTTATGATTCTTGACGACAAATAA
- the argS gene encoding arginine--tRNA ligase, with the protein MIDILKAQLSLELANGIQLPKEQIYQLLENPKSIEHGHLAFPVFMLAKELKKAPPLIAQELKAKFDGKISHVEQITAVGGYLNFTFDLIYLQNLLSHAVADSASGKVRLGYQKPKAERVVIDYSSPNVAKPMSIGHLRATMIGQAVRNLAESQGYQVTGLNYLGDWGVQFGKLAYAYSEWEGGKNKNYDFTQKPFEALYQLYVDFHKAAEENPELDAKGSLTFKRLEEGDKEIEKIWKMFLDISLNEYKRIYGLLNVNFDLIQGESFYNDKLESTVELINKKGLLTESDGAQVVFLDDDMPPCIIKKSDGASLYATRDIASAIHRHDGMKGDHLLYVVGVDQNLHFRQVFKVLEKMGYDWAKNCHHVAFGMYRFKDIGKMSTRKGNVIFMDDVLNKSIELAEKIIEEKNPDLSDKKLIAQQVGVGAIVFNDLSSDRIKNVDFDWDRVLDFEGDSGPYVQYCAVRCKSILRKFEGRIPVDTEVPLVSSEEKTLVKQLLLYPEILSISYKNFKPSFLAQYLLEVCKAFGSFYTHNKILDDNLDEKTKLARLRLVQCTETLLTEGLRTLGIQSPQKM; encoded by the coding sequence ATGATCGATATCTTAAAGGCTCAACTTTCTTTAGAACTGGCAAATGGAATTCAACTTCCAAAAGAACAAATTTATCAATTGCTAGAAAATCCAAAAAGTATTGAGCACGGGCACTTAGCGTTTCCAGTTTTTATGCTGGCAAAAGAACTCAAAAAAGCTCCACCTCTTATTGCTCAAGAATTAAAGGCAAAATTTGATGGAAAAATTTCTCATGTAGAGCAAATTACCGCGGTGGGTGGATATCTCAATTTCACCTTTGATCTTATATACCTTCAAAATCTTTTATCTCACGCCGTTGCCGACTCTGCTTCGGGCAAAGTGCGCTTAGGTTATCAGAAGCCAAAAGCCGAACGAGTAGTTATTGATTATTCCTCGCCCAACGTAGCAAAGCCCATGAGCATCGGTCATTTGAGAGCAACAATGATTGGGCAAGCCGTGAGAAACTTAGCCGAATCTCAAGGTTATCAAGTCACAGGATTGAATTATCTGGGTGATTGGGGGGTGCAGTTCGGAAAGTTAGCTTACGCTTATTCTGAATGGGAAGGTGGAAAAAATAAAAACTACGATTTCACGCAAAAACCCTTCGAAGCACTTTACCAGCTCTACGTGGATTTTCACAAAGCTGCCGAAGAAAATCCAGAATTGGACGCCAAGGGTTCGCTTACTTTTAAGCGGTTAGAAGAAGGCGATAAAGAGATCGAAAAAATATGGAAAATGTTTTTAGACATTTCTCTCAATGAGTACAAACGCATTTACGGGCTTCTCAATGTGAACTTTGATCTTATTCAAGGAGAGTCTTTCTATAACGATAAGCTTGAATCTACAGTAGAGCTCATCAATAAAAAAGGTCTTCTCACAGAAAGTGATGGAGCCCAGGTTGTTTTCTTAGATGATGATATGCCTCCTTGTATTATTAAAAAATCCGATGGTGCTTCCCTCTATGCCACTCGCGATATTGCTAGTGCTATTCATAGGCATGATGGAATGAAAGGCGATCACTTGTTGTATGTTGTAGGGGTGGATCAGAATCTTCACTTTAGACAAGTTTTCAAAGTTCTAGAAAAAATGGGTTATGATTGGGCCAAGAATTGCCATCATGTCGCTTTTGGAATGTACCGATTTAAAGACATCGGAAAAATGTCGACTCGCAAAGGAAATGTTATTTTTATGGATGATGTTTTAAATAAGTCCATTGAGCTTGCAGAAAAAATCATCGAAGAAAAAAATCCAGATCTTTCTGATAAAAAATTAATCGCTCAGCAGGTCGGTGTGGGTGCCATTGTTTTTAATGATCTCTCTTCAGACCGCATAAAGAATGTGGATTTTGATTGGGATAGAGTTTTAGATTTCGAAGGGGACAGTGGTCCTTATGTGCAATACTGTGCTGTGAGATGTAAGAGCATTTTAAGAAAGTTTGAAGGTAGAATTCCAGTGGACACAGAAGTTCCTCTTGTGTCTTCAGAAGAAAAAACATTGGTAAAGCAACTCCTTCTATATCCTGAAATTTTATCGATTTCTTATAAAAATTTTAAACCAAGTTTTCTTGCTCAATACCTTTTGGAAGTGTGTAAGGCCTTTGGCTCGTTCTATACTCACAACAAAATCCTGGACGATAATCTAGATGAGAAAACGAAGCTCGCACGTCTCAGGTTGGTACAGTGTACTGAAACCCTATTAACTGAAGGTTTAAGAACTTTGGGTATTCAAAGTCCACAGAAAATGTAA
- a CDS encoding tetratricopeptide repeat protein produces the protein MLFGIQTVFFSFKNELDGKQELEFEIASLRKEIEREKAKTEIAHYELDSFKQKVAMVLPQNIPQQDYSVRNIASIVSETKPLDIKAKLQFSLIKKTYLKNEFAKAAIDLKDYTKTYPESPFVLEAYYLLTMSYYKSSQLESAMKTVDILVEQFPDSEMTGLGLLVMGDILRKQERYDDATEIYKTVKKNFSYPELQKQADAKLEANKI, from the coding sequence ATGCTGTTTGGAATTCAAACCGTTTTCTTTTCATTCAAGAACGAATTGGATGGAAAACAAGAATTAGAGTTTGAAATTGCAAGCTTGAGAAAAGAAATTGAGCGCGAGAAGGCAAAAACAGAAATTGCGCACTACGAACTTGATTCTTTTAAGCAAAAAGTAGCAATGGTATTGCCTCAAAATATTCCACAGCAGGATTATTCAGTTCGTAACATCGCTAGTATCGTGAGCGAAACAAAGCCTCTTGATATTAAAGCCAAGCTACAATTCTCTTTGATTAAAAAAACCTACTTAAAAAATGAATTTGCTAAAGCAGCAATTGATCTTAAGGATTACACAAAGACTTACCCAGAATCTCCGTTTGTATTGGAAGCTTATTATCTTCTAACAATGAGCTACTACAAATCCTCACAGCTTGAGAGTGCAATGAAAACTGTCGACATTCTGGTGGAACAATTCCCAGACAGTGAAATGACAGGATTGGGTCTTTTAGTCATGGGAGATATCTTGCGTAAGCAAGAAAGATACGACGATGCTACAGAGATTTATAAAACAGTTAAGAAGAACTTCTCATACCCGGAGCTTCAAAAACAAGCTGACGCAAAATTGGAAGCTAATAAGATATGA